Proteins encoded in a region of the Zunongwangia endophytica genome:
- the rplV gene encoding 50S ribosomal protein L22 translates to MGVRKKERAEQIKEAKKHMAFAKLNNCPTSPRKMRLVADLVRGEKVEKALQILKFNQKEASSRLEKLLLSAIANWQAKNEDASIEDAELVVKEIRVDGGSMLKRLRPAPQGRAHRIRKRSNHVTLVLGEKNNTQS, encoded by the coding sequence ATGGGAGTTCGTAAAAAAGAAAGAGCAGAGCAAATAAAAGAAGCTAAGAAGCACATGGCTTTTGCTAAGTTGAATAACTGCCCTACTTCACCTAGAAAAATGCGATTAGTTGCAGATTTAGTAAGAGGTGAAAAAGTAGAAAAAGCGCTTCAAATTTTAAAATTCAATCAAAAAGAAGCTTCTTCTCGTTTAGAGAAATTGTTATTATCTGCTATTGCAAATTGGCAGGCTAAGAATGAAGATGCTAGTATTGAAGATGCTGAATTAGTTGTGAAAGAGATTCGTGTTGACGGTGGAAGTATGTTAAAAAGACTTCGTCCAGCGCCACAGGGTCGTGCACATAGAATTAGAAAGAGATCCAATCACGTAACATTAGTGCTTGGCGAAAAAAATAATACACAAAGCTAA
- the rpsS gene encoding 30S ribosomal protein S19, producing the protein MARSLKKGPFVHYKLEKKVADNVDSGKKAVIKTWSRASMITPDFVGQTIAVHNGKQFVPVYVTENMVGHKLGEFSPTRSFRGHAGAKNKGRK; encoded by the coding sequence ATGGCACGTTCATTAAAAAAAGGACCTTTCGTTCACTATAAATTAGAGAAAAAGGTAGCTGATAACGTAGATTCTGGAAAAAAAGCGGTGATTAAGACTTGGTCTAGAGCCTCGATGATTACTCCAGACTTCGTAGGACAAACAATAGCTGTTCATAACGGTAAACAATTTGTTCCTGTTTATGTTACTGAGAATATGGTAGGTCATAAATTAGGTGAATTTTCACCAACACGTTCTTTTAGAGGGCATGCTGGTGCTAAAAATAAAGGTAGAAAATAA
- the rplB gene encoding 50S ribosomal protein L2 encodes MSVRKLKPITPGQRFRVVNGFDAITTDKPEKSLLAPIKKSGGRNSQGKMTMRYKGGGHKRRYRIVDFKREKHGVPATVASIEYDPNRTAFIALLNYQDGEKRYVIAQNGLQVGQNIVSSNEASAPEIGNAMPLANIPLGTIISCIELRAGQGAVMARSAGAFAQLLAREGKYATVKLPSGEIRRILSVCLATIGAVSNSDHQLQISGKAGRKRWLGIRPRTRPVVMNPVDHPMGGGEGRASGGHPRSRKGLPAKGFKTRSRTKASNKYIVERRKK; translated from the coding sequence ATGTCAGTAAGAAAATTAAAACCAATTACTCCTGGTCAGCGTTTTAGAGTAGTTAATGGGTTTGACGCCATTACTACTGATAAGCCGGAGAAGTCTTTACTTGCTCCGATCAAAAAATCAGGTGGTAGAAACAGTCAAGGAAAAATGACCATGCGCTATAAAGGTGGTGGTCATAAGAGACGTTACAGAATTGTAGACTTCAAGCGAGAAAAGCATGGAGTACCTGCAACTGTAGCTTCGATTGAGTATGATCCAAACAGAACGGCCTTTATCGCTTTATTGAATTATCAGGATGGTGAAAAAAGGTATGTTATTGCTCAGAATGGTCTTCAGGTAGGTCAAAATATAGTTTCGTCTAACGAAGCTTCTGCTCCTGAAATTGGTAACGCAATGCCGTTAGCAAATATACCATTGGGTACCATTATTTCTTGTATCGAGTTGAGAGCTGGTCAAGGAGCTGTTATGGCGAGAAGTGCTGGAGCATTCGCTCAGTTGTTAGCAAGAGAAGGAAAGTATGCGACTGTAAAGTTGCCTTCTGGAGAAATCAGAAGAATTCTTTCTGTTTGTTTAGCAACAATTGGTGCTGTGTCTAATAGTGATCATCAGCTTCAAATTTCTGGTAAGGCCGGTAGAAAACGCTGGTTAGGTATCAGACCAAGAACAAGACCTGTAGTGATGAACCCAGTCGATCACCCAATGGGTGGTGGTGAAGGTAGAGCATCAGGAGGTCACCCACGTTCAAGAAAAGGTTTGCCTGCTAAAGGTTTCAAAACCCGTTCTAGAACAAAAGCGAGTAATAAATATATTGTAGAACGTAGAAAGAAATAA